The Mycolicibacterium doricum genome includes a region encoding these proteins:
- the lnt gene encoding apolipoprotein N-acyltransferase, whose protein sequence is MNASWVGLAAALVVGALPALAFPAPSWWWLAWIGIVPLLLVVRAAPTARTAALRAWCGMAGYILATQYWLLPSAGPLLLVLAIGLGALWLPWGVAAFLLLRGPPHTVGRTFAAMAVLPSAWVVAEAVRSWPSLGGPWAILGASQWNQPVTLASASLGGVWLTSFLIVAANTAVARVIVNRNLPVRLVAAAVALACAALGPACFWLGPAPPTGSTVRVALVQPGDIEDSVARQAAGEALTEDLRGRRLDLVVWGESSVGVDLTGDRDAVARLAGLSSRVGADLVVNVDARDRTGGISKSSVLIGPGGIRGTYRKTRLVPFGEYVPLRPLFGWATRHTKAAAEDRRRGSGIIVLYTEDLALGPLISFETTFSDLPRELVARGAQLLVYQSSTSTYQGSWAQPQLASMVAVHAAEVGHPAVHTGLSGVSSAFDARGRQLGWYAATESGVLVVDVPLGSHTTTFGRSGNWVLAMALSIFACGIAVAAVRYRVARHTTRRAG, encoded by the coding sequence GTGAACGCGTCTTGGGTCGGTCTCGCGGCTGCTCTCGTCGTCGGCGCACTGCCTGCGCTCGCGTTTCCGGCGCCGTCGTGGTGGTGGTTGGCCTGGATCGGCATCGTCCCACTGCTTCTTGTCGTCCGCGCCGCGCCCACCGCCCGGACGGCGGCTCTTCGGGCGTGGTGCGGCATGGCCGGCTACATACTGGCCACCCAGTACTGGCTGCTGCCGAGCGCCGGCCCGCTGCTGCTGGTGCTCGCCATCGGACTCGGCGCGTTGTGGCTACCGTGGGGCGTGGCCGCGTTTCTGCTTCTGCGCGGACCACCGCATACGGTCGGCAGGACGTTCGCCGCCATGGCGGTGCTGCCCAGCGCCTGGGTGGTCGCTGAAGCGGTCCGCTCCTGGCCGAGCCTGGGCGGTCCGTGGGCGATTCTGGGCGCCTCGCAGTGGAATCAACCGGTCACACTTGCCTCCGCATCGCTCGGCGGCGTGTGGCTCACCAGCTTCCTGATCGTCGCCGCGAACACCGCGGTGGCCAGGGTGATCGTGAACCGGAACTTGCCCGTACGCCTGGTCGCGGCTGCGGTCGCACTGGCGTGTGCGGCCCTCGGACCGGCATGCTTCTGGTTGGGACCTGCGCCGCCGACCGGTTCGACGGTACGGGTGGCGCTCGTGCAACCGGGCGATATCGAGGACTCCGTCGCCCGTCAGGCCGCCGGCGAAGCGCTGACCGAGGACTTGCGTGGCCGGCGGCTCGACCTGGTCGTCTGGGGTGAGAGCAGCGTCGGGGTCGACCTCACCGGCGACCGGGACGCCGTGGCGCGTCTCGCGGGCCTGTCCAGCCGGGTCGGCGCGGACCTGGTCGTCAACGTCGACGCCCGTGATCGCACCGGGGGAATCTCCAAATCTTCGGTCCTCATCGGACCCGGGGGCATTCGCGGCACGTACCGGAAGACGCGGCTCGTGCCGTTCGGCGAATACGTTCCGTTGCGGCCGCTGTTCGGTTGGGCCACCCGGCATACGAAGGCGGCGGCGGAAGACCGACGGCGCGGCAGCGGAATCATCGTGCTGTACACCGAAGACCTCGCCCTCGGGCCGCTGATCAGTTTCGAGACGACGTTCTCCGATCTTCCCCGTGAACTGGTGGCTCGCGGCGCACAGTTGCTGGTGTATCAGAGCTCCACTTCCACCTACCAAGGGAGTTGGGCGCAGCCGCAGTTGGCCAGCATGGTCGCTGTACACGCCGCTGAGGTGGGGCACCCGGCCGTGCACACCGGGTTGTCAGGTGTCAGTTCTGCCTTCGACGCACGAGGACGGCAACTCGGCTGGTACGCCGCCACCGAGAGCGGCGTGCTGGTGGTGGACGTCCCGCTCGGATCGCACACCACCACATTCGGACGGTCCGGCAATTGGGTACTGGCAATGGCGCTTTCGATCTTCGCCTGTGGTATTGCCGTGGCGGCCGTGCGGTACCGCGTGGCTCGCCATACAACACGCCGGGCGGGGTGA